One segment of Gemmatimonadota bacterium DNA contains the following:
- a CDS encoding HNH endonuclease, with protein sequence MASDSIPEEWRPVEGWPYEVSNLGRVRQALNATPRPGRRPGRVVQNCIGRNGYPVVCLHDGKRQKLALVHRLVALAFLPPPRPDQIDVAHGDGDPSNPRLSNLRWATRKENHADMIAHGRSTRGEKNARSKLSAADVRTIRALAPAAPRYRVLSERFGVSIPTICAIVHRKSWQWLTD encoded by the coding sequence ATGGCTTCCGATTCCATACCCGAAGAGTGGCGCCCCGTGGAAGGCTGGCCTTACGAGGTCAGCAATCTTGGGCGAGTCCGCCAAGCGCTCAATGCCACCCCGAGGCCAGGGAGACGGCCAGGGCGCGTAGTCCAGAACTGCATCGGCCGGAATGGATACCCGGTCGTGTGCCTGCACGACGGGAAGCGCCAGAAGCTGGCTCTAGTTCATCGGCTTGTCGCGCTCGCCTTTCTCCCGCCGCCGCGACCCGACCAGATCGACGTGGCGCACGGAGATGGGGACCCATCGAACCCACGGCTGTCGAATCTCCGCTGGGCCACGCGGAAGGAGAACCACGCGGACATGATCGCGCATGGGCGCAGCACCCGTGGCGAGAAAAATGCTCGCTCGAAACTGTCTGCCGCCGACGTCCGCACCATCCGCGCGCTTGCGCCGGCCGCCCCGCGGTATCGCGTGCTGTCAGAGCGCTTCGGAGTTTCGATCCCGACCATCTGCGCCATCGTGCACCGCAAAAGTTGGCAGTGGTTGACGGACTAA